A portion of the Pleuronectes platessa chromosome 15, fPlePla1.1, whole genome shotgun sequence genome contains these proteins:
- the LOC128457208 gene encoding high mobility group-T protein — protein MGKDPTKPKGKMSSYAYFVQTCREEHKKKHPEASVNFSEFSKKCSERWKTMSAKEKGKFEDLARGDKARYEREMMSYVPVRGGKQKKFKDPNAPKRPPSAFFIFCADFRPKVKGETPGLTIGDVAKRLGEMWNGTAAEDKQPYEKKAAKLKEKYEKDIAAYRAKGKPGSAAPGKAPAKAEKKVVNDDDDDDEEDEEDDDDDDDDDE, from the exons ATGGGGAAGGATCCAACCAAGCCCAAGGGGAAGATGTCCTCCTATGCATACTTTGTGCAGACCTGTCGGGAGGAGCACAAGAAGAAGCACCCTGAAGCTTCCGTTAACTTTTCCGAGTTCTCCAAGAAGTGCTCTGAGCGATGGAAG acaatGTCTGCCAAGGAGAAGGGCAAGTTTGAGGACCTGGCCCGCGGCGACAAGGCCCGttatgagagagagatgatgagcTATGTGCCAGTCAGGGGAGGAAAGCAGAAGAAGTTCAAGGACCCCAATGCCCCCAAGAGACCCCC ATCTGCCTTCTTCATCTTTTGCGCGGACTTCCGCCCTAAGGTGAAAGGAGAGACCCCTGGTCTTACCATTGGTGATGTTGCCAAGAGGCTGGGTGAGATGTGGAACGGCACCGCTGCAGAGGACAAGCAGCCCTACGAAAAGAAGGCTGCTAAACTGAAGGAGAAGTATGAGAAG GATATCGCTGCATACCGCGCTAAGGGCAAACCAGGCAGCGCAGCGCCAGGAAAAGCCCCGGCCAAGGCTGAGAAGAAGGttgtaaatgatgatgatgatgatgatgaagaggacgaggaagacgacgatgatgatgatgatgatgacgagtAG